A section of the Myxococcus virescens genome encodes:
- a CDS encoding ATP-grasp domain-containing protein, which yields MDVAVLTFEGLPQLDAFDASLLPALAALGVEARPVVWDDPAMDWKTVRLALVRNTWDSHLRRDAFVAWADKVGRLTQLHNPAPVLRWNTHKHYLRELEEKGVLVTPTTWVRRGDTLDVGELALRHGWDAVVLKPAVSAGALKTHVFPRAEAHAATARLAELTREGDVMVQPYLTAFETEGERSYVFFDGVLSHAVRRPPTLLDAPRGFSEPTAFTPEDAAELRLAESVLEAVGRPLLYARVDVATDNAGQSRLQELEATEPRLFLSLDAGAADRLARAIVAKL from the coding sequence ATGGACGTCGCCGTCCTCACCTTCGAAGGCTTGCCTCAACTCGATGCCTTTGACGCATCGCTGCTGCCCGCGCTCGCGGCCCTGGGCGTGGAGGCCCGGCCCGTCGTCTGGGATGACCCGGCCATGGACTGGAAGACGGTGCGGCTGGCCCTGGTGCGCAACACGTGGGACAGCCACCTGCGCCGCGACGCCTTCGTCGCCTGGGCGGACAAGGTGGGCCGCCTCACGCAACTCCACAATCCCGCGCCCGTGCTGCGCTGGAACACGCACAAGCACTACCTGCGCGAACTGGAGGAGAAGGGCGTGTTGGTGACGCCCACCACCTGGGTGCGGAGGGGCGACACGCTCGATGTGGGCGAGCTGGCACTCAGGCACGGCTGGGACGCGGTGGTGCTCAAGCCCGCCGTGTCCGCGGGAGCGCTCAAGACGCACGTCTTCCCGCGCGCGGAGGCCCACGCCGCCACCGCCCGGCTGGCCGAGCTGACCCGCGAGGGCGACGTCATGGTGCAGCCCTACCTCACCGCCTTCGAAACGGAGGGCGAGCGCAGCTACGTCTTCTTCGACGGCGTCCTCAGCCACGCGGTGCGCCGGCCCCCCACGCTGCTGGACGCGCCGCGCGGCTTCTCCGAGCCCACCGCCTTCACGCCCGAGGACGCAGCCGAGCTGCGGCTGGCGGAGTCCGTGCTGGAAGCGGTGGGACGTCCCCTGCTCTACGCCCGCGTGGACGTGGCCACCGACAACGCGGGCCAGTCGCGGCTGCAAGAGCTGGAGGCCACCGAGCCGCGCCTGTTCCTGTCGCTCGACGCGGGGGCCGCGGACCGGCTGGCCCGCGCCATCGTCGCGAAGCTGTGA
- a CDS encoding alpha/beta hydrolase, whose product MRRLLAAVFCAAVVLVACEDESPSPPTPPPPSTETYPDAGTRPDAGTQEPWACQRSTTVHNAPVRLLARLQLEMSRATSSAQRTEAIDRFVAEVEEQGGRPLVSDVKAGRPRVAFFVRGEAGRDTFVAGDFNGWSATATPLVQVRDTDLYVAEVEVPRTGPQPYKLVKDGDFIADPGARHVAWDDFNRYDVGQFNSLIYPELQDAAKGRLTAWYGVPATVLGDARDVFVYTPAAYDGPECPALPVMYLHDGNESLTRESFAEAADTHYAARPEDSAVLVFVALPDQSVRLAQYTFPPARAPGWPTPRGDDYLAFIRDDLMPRVEASYRVKTGPQETGIAGASLGGLISVYAGFQMPEKFGFVGSQSGTLFWPHDGVVDRDDGNAMIVRASQEPVVPVRFYVDHGSPVAGCTRDGEEGGDDCQSNLQFVEALRGRGYCVAHWNEPGAEHDWAFWKRRLPKLLCHFRNAAPAVCGL is encoded by the coding sequence ATGCGTCGCCTGCTCGCCGCCGTGTTCTGCGCTGCCGTCGTGCTGGTGGCTTGTGAAGACGAATCCCCATCGCCTCCCACGCCGCCGCCTCCCTCCACGGAGACGTACCCGGACGCCGGCACGCGCCCGGATGCGGGCACCCAGGAGCCCTGGGCCTGCCAGCGGAGCACGACGGTGCACAACGCGCCCGTGCGGCTGCTCGCCCGGCTGCAACTGGAGATGAGCCGCGCCACGTCCTCCGCGCAGCGCACGGAGGCCATCGACCGCTTCGTGGCGGAGGTGGAGGAGCAGGGCGGCCGGCCCCTGGTGAGTGACGTCAAGGCGGGTCGTCCTCGCGTGGCCTTCTTCGTGCGAGGCGAGGCCGGCCGGGACACCTTCGTCGCCGGCGACTTCAACGGCTGGTCCGCCACGGCCACGCCGCTGGTGCAGGTGCGGGACACCGACCTGTACGTGGCGGAGGTGGAGGTGCCGCGCACCGGCCCGCAGCCGTACAAGCTGGTGAAGGACGGCGACTTCATCGCGGACCCGGGCGCGCGCCACGTCGCGTGGGACGACTTCAACCGGTACGACGTGGGGCAGTTCAACTCGCTCATCTACCCGGAGCTCCAGGACGCCGCGAAGGGCCGGCTCACCGCGTGGTACGGCGTGCCCGCCACGGTGTTGGGGGATGCGCGCGACGTCTTCGTCTACACGCCGGCGGCGTATGACGGACCGGAGTGCCCGGCCCTGCCGGTGATGTACCTCCACGACGGCAACGAGAGCCTGACGCGCGAGTCCTTCGCCGAAGCGGCGGACACGCACTACGCGGCGCGCCCGGAGGACTCGGCGGTGCTCGTCTTCGTGGCGCTGCCGGACCAGTCCGTGCGCCTGGCGCAGTACACCTTCCCGCCCGCGCGTGCGCCGGGCTGGCCCACGCCGCGCGGGGATGACTACCTGGCCTTCATCCGCGACGACCTGATGCCGCGCGTGGAGGCGTCCTACCGCGTGAAGACGGGCCCTCAGGAGACGGGCATCGCCGGCGCGTCGCTGGGCGGCCTCATCTCCGTGTACGCGGGCTTCCAGATGCCGGAGAAGTTCGGCTTCGTGGGCTCCCAGTCCGGCACGCTGTTCTGGCCCCATGACGGCGTGGTGGACCGCGACGACGGCAACGCGATGATTGTCCGCGCGAGCCAGGAGCCGGTGGTGCCGGTGCGCTTCTACGTGGACCACGGCTCGCCCGTGGCGGGCTGCACGCGGGACGGCGAGGAGGGTGGGGACGACTGCCAGTCCAACCTGCAGTTCGTGGAGGCGCTGCGCGGCCGCGGCTACTGCGTGGCCCACTGGAACGAGCCCGGCGCCGAGCACGACTGGGCCTTCTGGAAGCGGCGCTTGCCGAAGCTGCTGTGCCACTTCCGCAACGCGGCCCCGGCGGTGTGCGGCCTGTAG
- a CDS encoding FHA domain-containing protein, giving the protein MARALLLSLLVRQHMALKEKFRAKYPHPWLVWEAGAWNVPEVVEGNVAATRLPLTDLRDCLPAGDALCFELVGQTDGSPLRLGRASNNALVVNDATVSREQLHLSPTLEGRWTVTRVAASRTVTLGGSALEPEQPAVLQPGVQLHVGDVRLTFHEAEDFDERIGRIAAQVLAQTATPR; this is encoded by the coding sequence ATGGCTCGCGCACTGCTGCTCTCGCTGCTCGTGAGGCAGCACATGGCTCTCAAGGAGAAGTTTCGCGCCAAGTACCCACACCCGTGGCTGGTGTGGGAGGCGGGCGCTTGGAATGTCCCCGAAGTGGTGGAGGGCAACGTGGCCGCCACGCGGCTGCCGCTGACGGACCTGCGGGACTGCCTGCCCGCTGGAGACGCCCTGTGCTTCGAACTGGTGGGCCAGACGGATGGCAGCCCGCTGCGGCTGGGCCGGGCCTCGAACAACGCGCTGGTCGTCAATGACGCCACCGTGTCGCGCGAGCAGCTCCACCTGTCCCCCACCCTGGAAGGACGCTGGACGGTGACGCGCGTGGCCGCTTCCCGGACGGTGACGCTGGGCGGCTCGGCCCTGGAGCCGGAGCAGCCCGCCGTGCTCCAGCCCGGCGTGCAGCTTCACGTGGGTGATGTGCGCCTCACCTTCCACGAGGCGGAGGACTTCGACGAGCGCATTGGCCGCATCGCGGCCCAGGTGCTCGCCCAGACGGCGACGCCCCGCTGA
- a CDS encoding serine/threonine-protein kinase, which produces MGSDDAFMQTLQSSAEAPVSNAEPRASDELQEGSTLGNYQLEQLLGEGSMGRVFQARHTRLGRQVALKVLRPEHARDGGFVRRFFQEARTVNQINHEHIVEIFDFVDESATGGHVYCVMELLRGQSLSSLAQAEPLTLARIQRFVVQVCAALGAAHQVGVVHRDVKPDNLFVIHRAGQPDFVKVLDFGVAKLLSAEGGTTGTVDGTIIGTPAYMAPEQAAGLPVDARSDIYAVGNILYELISGKPPFQAPAFGHLVVQIITQPPPPLPSHLPSGEPVPPQLAELVMRCLSKEPEARPQSLAEVTTALLLLPASAPALAPAPAELALEASERPTHKVRVAVTGRWHRRAVVTVGTAALVVVAAVVTWSGMQPEPAPAETPVAQVADVVSGPAAAPQLLPPVTLTVRSFPEGAQVLRLDTGELLGVTPLVKQVSGESAPLRLRVELAGYAPLERMVELDKHAELEVPLVKALPSPRQKPAAGTQRDTGKKSRERPVAK; this is translated from the coding sequence ATGGGCTCCGATGACGCCTTCATGCAGACCCTGCAGTCCAGTGCCGAGGCCCCCGTGAGTAACGCGGAGCCCCGAGCCAGTGACGAGCTCCAGGAGGGCTCCACGCTGGGGAACTACCAGCTGGAGCAGCTCCTGGGCGAAGGGTCCATGGGCCGGGTGTTCCAGGCGCGGCACACGCGGCTGGGACGCCAGGTGGCGCTCAAAGTCCTGCGGCCGGAGCACGCGCGGGACGGCGGCTTCGTGCGGCGCTTCTTCCAGGAGGCCCGCACCGTCAATCAAATCAACCACGAGCACATCGTGGAGATTTTCGACTTCGTCGACGAGAGCGCGACGGGTGGGCACGTCTACTGCGTGATGGAGCTGCTGCGCGGGCAGAGCCTGAGCTCGTTGGCGCAGGCGGAGCCGCTGACGCTGGCGCGCATCCAGCGCTTCGTGGTGCAGGTGTGCGCGGCGCTCGGCGCGGCCCACCAGGTGGGTGTGGTGCACCGGGACGTGAAGCCGGACAACCTCTTCGTCATCCACCGCGCGGGCCAGCCGGACTTCGTGAAGGTGTTGGACTTCGGTGTGGCGAAGCTGCTCTCCGCCGAGGGGGGCACCACCGGGACGGTGGACGGCACCATCATCGGGACGCCCGCGTACATGGCGCCGGAGCAGGCCGCGGGCCTTCCGGTGGATGCGCGCTCCGACATCTACGCGGTGGGCAACATCCTCTACGAGCTCATCTCCGGCAAGCCGCCCTTCCAGGCGCCGGCCTTCGGCCATCTGGTGGTGCAGATCATCACCCAGCCGCCGCCGCCGTTGCCCTCGCACCTGCCGTCTGGCGAGCCTGTTCCGCCGCAACTGGCGGAGCTGGTGATGCGCTGCCTGTCGAAAGAGCCCGAGGCCCGGCCGCAGAGCCTGGCGGAGGTGACGACGGCGCTTCTCCTGTTGCCCGCGTCCGCCCCGGCGCTGGCGCCCGCGCCCGCCGAGCTGGCGCTGGAGGCCTCCGAGCGGCCCACGCACAAGGTGCGGGTGGCGGTGACGGGGCGCTGGCACCGCCGGGCGGTGGTGACGGTGGGGACCGCGGCGTTGGTGGTGGTGGCCGCGGTGGTCACCTGGTCTGGCATGCAGCCGGAGCCCGCCCCCGCCGAAACTCCCGTGGCCCAGGTGGCCGACGTCGTGAGTGGGCCCGCCGCCGCGCCCCAACTGCTTCCGCCCGTCACGCTCACGGTGCGCTCCTTCCCGGAGGGCGCGCAGGTGCTGCGCCTGGACACGGGCGAGCTGCTGGGCGTGACGCCGCTGGTGAAGCAGGTGTCCGGTGAGTCCGCGCCGCTGCGCCTGCGCGTGGAGCTGGCCGGCTATGCCCCGCTGGAGCGGATGGTGGAGCTGGACAAGCACGCCGAGCTGGAGGTGCCGCTGGTGAAGGCGCTGCCTTCGCCTCGGCAGAAGCCCGCGGCCGGGACGCAGCGCGACACAGGCAAGAAGAGCCGCGAGCGCCCTGTCGCGAAGTAG
- a CDS encoding MopE-related protein produces the protein MKTFESRLRAWCGLLLVAGAVGCTVSFPDDVPYTCTETADCGGDGYVCTSLPDNGPRYCCLPDPTEVCNGLDDDCDGLVDNLETACYTGPEGTLDVGLCHAGESICTREASIACVGQVLPGTEICNGLDDDCDGTADEDFDLKTAPGHCGACNNDCSFLQDCVNGECVRRQELDCANGEDDDGDGFTDCQDRADCDGKSCGPECVCEGGSKTEASCTNGADDDGDGLVDCADRADCPTETQCGPLRSDDENDYPRCQVNGVCL, from the coding sequence ATGAAGACCTTCGAATCCCGGCTGCGCGCGTGGTGTGGCCTGTTGCTCGTCGCGGGCGCGGTGGGCTGTACGGTGAGTTTCCCGGACGACGTGCCCTACACGTGCACGGAGACCGCTGACTGCGGCGGTGACGGCTACGTCTGCACGTCCCTGCCGGACAACGGGCCGCGGTACTGCTGCCTGCCGGACCCCACGGAGGTCTGCAACGGCCTGGACGACGACTGCGACGGCCTGGTCGATAACCTGGAGACCGCCTGCTATACGGGGCCAGAAGGCACACTCGACGTGGGGCTCTGTCACGCCGGTGAGTCCATCTGCACCCGGGAGGCGAGCATCGCGTGCGTGGGGCAGGTGCTGCCCGGCACTGAAATCTGCAATGGCCTGGATGACGACTGCGACGGGACGGCGGACGAGGACTTCGACCTGAAGACGGCCCCGGGCCACTGCGGCGCCTGCAACAATGACTGTTCCTTCCTCCAGGACTGCGTGAATGGCGAGTGCGTGCGCCGTCAGGAGCTGGACTGCGCCAACGGCGAGGATGATGACGGGGACGGCTTCACGGACTGCCAGGACCGCGCGGACTGCGACGGCAAGTCGTGTGGTCCGGAGTGCGTGTGCGAGGGGGGCTCGAAGACGGAGGCGAGCTGCACCAACGGCGCGGATGATGACGGGGACGGGCTCGTGGACTGCGCGGACCGCGCGGACTGCCCCACGGAAACGCAGTGCGGGCCTCTCAGGTCGGATGACGAAAACGATTATCCGCGCTGCCAGGTAAACGGAGTCTGTCTGTGA
- a CDS encoding host attachment protein, with translation MANGTLWILVGNASRARLFATDAKAEEDWRLVEEFHHDESRARQAELIEQADNPNAGTLHGPPAENEPNGRRELEHDRFARELSVFLDKAHDRHDFDRLVIAAPPGFLGRIRRLLSARVRQRVLLDVDSDYSNVPAKELPNRVPVI, from the coding sequence ATGGCGAATGGGACGCTCTGGATTCTGGTGGGGAACGCAAGCCGGGCCCGCCTCTTCGCGACGGACGCGAAGGCGGAAGAGGACTGGCGGCTGGTGGAGGAGTTCCACCACGACGAGAGTCGGGCCCGTCAGGCAGAGCTGATTGAGCAGGCGGACAACCCCAATGCCGGCACCCTGCACGGCCCGCCGGCGGAGAACGAGCCCAATGGACGAAGGGAGCTGGAGCACGACCGCTTCGCCCGCGAGCTGTCCGTGTTCCTGGACAAGGCACATGACCGGCACGACTTCGACAGGCTGGTCATCGCCGCGCCACCGGGATTCCTGGGGAGGATTCGCCGCTTGCTGAGCGCCCGGGTCCGGCAGCGCGTCCTCCTGGACGTGGACTCGGACTACTCCAACGTCCCGGCGAAGGAGCTGCCCAACCGGGTGCCTGTCATCTGA
- a CDS encoding methyl-accepting chemotaxis protein encodes MALSLPGTQSLRGRLTLYATLLSVVPLLTLTWLQARSARQVMEEQIHASLLSEAEGVKDLLESTLAEREASARGWAEDPAVRAALRGDVSPADAMLGVLQSRYLTLNGIVVFDDTGRAISANTPALRDEYLRRQDEVRRSPWFTEAQQGRTSSEGITEEHPIFTGHVLSLAFPVLDPVSKHRMGVLLAAFDWAHVDQLVQPALARAHQRALKSFAMTLQRPDGTPLYDSRGANAQGNDALLAVTAINGTDVRDVADGWHFVARVDPAEAYAPVVRVNRVALLMAVGFIVLAVVGAWLLSHRISGPVLALRAAVTRLVSEGDLTQTLDVKAGNDEVGELAGAFGLLVFQLRETAQSLHTGTRVLSETVAELQTASTQQERNVARQAAALQQTQVTAQEIKQTSMLASEKAEDVLKRASVAEEVGRAGEGAIRDSLGGFSEILSQAEQMTERIAQLNERTQQIGGITQTVKDLADQSNMLALNAAIESVRSGEHGKGFGVVAREIRSLADQSIQATDRVREILGDLSSAILSTAKMTEQGYTHMESGLEQVRGTGERMKELAAIIQDNAAAVRQIAGAVSQQNAGIAQIFSAVTDLSSMMNDTQESLAATTRAAKLLQDVSEQMQDVARAYRI; translated from the coding sequence ATGGCCCTTTCTCTTCCTGGAACCCAGTCCCTTCGTGGACGCCTCACGCTCTACGCGACGCTGCTGTCGGTCGTCCCGCTGCTGACGCTGACCTGGCTCCAGGCCCGCAGCGCGCGGCAGGTGATGGAAGAGCAGATTCACGCGTCGCTGCTGAGCGAGGCCGAAGGCGTGAAGGACCTGCTCGAGTCGACGCTGGCCGAACGGGAGGCAAGCGCCCGCGGCTGGGCCGAGGACCCCGCGGTCCGTGCCGCGCTGCGAGGTGACGTGTCGCCCGCCGACGCCATGCTCGGCGTGCTCCAGAGCCGCTACCTCACCCTCAACGGCATCGTCGTCTTCGACGACACCGGCCGCGCCATCTCCGCCAACACCCCTGCCCTGCGCGACGAATACCTGCGCCGGCAGGACGAGGTGCGGCGCAGCCCCTGGTTCACGGAGGCCCAGCAGGGGCGCACCAGCAGCGAGGGCATCACCGAGGAGCACCCCATCTTCACCGGCCACGTGCTGTCGCTGGCCTTCCCGGTGCTGGACCCGGTCTCCAAGCACCGGATGGGCGTGCTGCTGGCCGCCTTCGACTGGGCCCACGTGGACCAGTTGGTGCAGCCGGCGCTGGCCCGTGCCCATCAGCGTGCCCTGAAGAGCTTCGCGATGACCCTCCAGCGGCCGGACGGCACGCCGCTGTACGACTCGCGCGGCGCGAACGCCCAGGGCAATGACGCGCTGCTGGCCGTCACGGCCATCAACGGCACGGACGTGCGCGACGTGGCCGACGGCTGGCACTTCGTGGCGCGCGTGGACCCGGCGGAGGCCTACGCCCCGGTGGTGCGCGTGAACCGGGTGGCGCTGCTGATGGCGGTGGGCTTCATCGTGCTGGCCGTCGTGGGCGCGTGGCTGCTGTCGCACCGCATCTCCGGCCCCGTGCTGGCCCTGCGCGCGGCGGTGACGCGGCTGGTGAGCGAGGGCGACCTCACGCAGACGCTGGACGTGAAGGCCGGCAACGACGAGGTGGGCGAGCTGGCCGGCGCCTTCGGCCTGCTGGTGTTCCAGCTGCGGGAGACGGCGCAGAGCCTGCACACCGGCACGCGCGTGCTCAGTGAGACGGTGGCGGAGCTGCAGACGGCGTCGACGCAGCAGGAGCGCAACGTGGCCCGTCAGGCCGCGGCCCTCCAGCAGACGCAGGTGACGGCGCAGGAAATCAAGCAGACGTCGATGCTGGCATCGGAGAAGGCGGAGGACGTGCTCAAGCGCGCCTCCGTGGCCGAAGAGGTGGGACGCGCGGGCGAGGGGGCCATCCGGGACAGCCTGGGCGGCTTCTCCGAAATCCTGTCCCAGGCCGAGCAGATGACGGAGCGCATCGCCCAGCTCAACGAGCGCACGCAGCAGATTGGCGGCATCACCCAGACCGTGAAGGACCTGGCGGACCAGTCCAACATGCTGGCGCTCAACGCCGCCATCGAGTCCGTCCGCTCCGGCGAGCACGGCAAGGGCTTTGGCGTGGTGGCGCGCGAGATTCGCAGCCTGGCGGACCAGTCCATCCAGGCCACGGACCGGGTGCGCGAAATCCTGGGCGATTTGAGCAGCGCCATCCTCTCCACCGCGAAGATGACGGAGCAGGGCTACACGCATATGGAGAGCGGCCTGGAGCAGGTGCGCGGCACCGGAGAGCGGATGAAGGAGCTGGCCGCCATCATCCAGGACAACGCCGCCGCGGTGCGGCAGATTGCCGGCGCGGTGAGTCAGCAGAACGCGGGCATCGCCCAGATTTTCAGCGCGGTCACGGACCTGTCCTCCATGATGAACGACACCCAGGAGAGCCTGGCGGCCACCACCCGGGCGGCGAAGCTGCTCCAGGATGTGTCCGAGCAGATGCAGGACGTGGCCCGCGCTTATCGCATTTGA